GTGCAGGTCGCCCGGGTCAGGAACGCGTGGCGACGGCCGAGGCCGAGCGGGAGCCGCCCGTGGCGAAGGCCGGTTCCGCGCGGACGGGGCCTTCGAGGAGCCGGCGCAGAAGGGCGGTGCGGCGCACGGGGTCCGTACCCGTGACGCCCTCCCCCTCGGCAAGGAGGGCGGCGAGGACGGCGATCCGCGCCTGGCCGGCCCGGAGCGTACCGGTGAGCAGCGCTCCGGCGGCGACGAGGTCGACCGCTCCGCCGCCGGTGTAGATCTCGGCGAGCGGTCCGGCGGGGACGCGGGTGGTCACGGCGACGAGGACGCCCCGGGCGACCGCGTCCGCGACGGCTGCGGCGATCTCGGGGGTGGCGTTGCCCGCGCCGGTCGCTTCGAGGACGACGCCCCGGGCGCCGGCGGCGATGGCCGCGTCGAGGAGGAACGAGTCGCCGTCGGAGTGGTGCGTGACGATGTCGACCCGGGGCAGCGGGGCCGCGCCGGTGGCGCCGGGGGTCGCGGTCAGGGCGGCGGCGGGGAGCGGCAGCGGCGCGGGGCGCTCGGGGAGCCGTTCGATGTCGACGCGGGAGAAGCCGACGCGGCCGAGACGCTCGGCGGAGGGGTCGGAGAAGGCGTCGGCGGCGAGGGTCTGGGTCTTGACGGTGCCGCGGGCCGCGTGGACGCGTCCGTCGAAGACGACGAGGACGCCGAGCTCACGGACGGAGGCGGCGACCTGGAGCGCGTCGTACAGGTTCCCGGGGCCGTCGCCGTCGCCCGTACCGAAGGGGCGCTGGGCGCCGGTGAGCACGACCGGGCGGGCGTCGGTGTGGTGGAGGTCCAGAAGGAAGGCGGTCTCCTCCAGGGTGTCGGTGCCGTGGGTGACCACGATGCCGTCGACGCCGGGGTCGGCGAACGTCTCCTGGACGGTGCGCAGCAGGGCGAGCTGGTGGGCCGAGGTCATGCGCGAGCTGTTCACGTTGAACAGGTCGACGACCTCGACGGTGACGCCTTCGGGGAGGGGTGCGGTGGCCAGGACGTCGCTGCCGGAGGCGTCCGCCGCGTAGCCCGTGCCCTGCCAGCGGCTGGCGATGGTCCCGCCGGTACTGATGACGACGATCCGGCGCGGTTCTCCGTCGTTCGTCCGCTTCATGGCTACCCGCCCTCACTCCGTACCGATGGGTGCAGTGCCCGCATGGACCCTACGATCGCAACGATAGGACAGGAGACGCGCAAGACGATTGCCAATTCAGCCCGGTCGGCGCTGATCCTTGGTGGATAATTGCGTCATGGACCGAATCGATCTCCATATCTTGCGCGAGCTCCAGAGCGACGGCCGGCTGAGCAACCAGGAGCTGGCCCAGCGGGTCGGGCTCAGCCCCTCCCCCTGTCTGCGCCGGGTGCGCCAGCTGGAGCAGGACGGGGTGATCCAGGGGTACCGGGCGATCATCGACCCGGAGGCGGTGGGGCGGGGCTTCGAGGTGCTCGTCTCGGTGGAGGTGCGGCGCGACCGGGAGACGGTGGAGGCCTTCGAGGAGGCGCTCCAGGACGTG
Above is a genomic segment from Streptomyces sp. NBC_00094 containing:
- a CDS encoding asparaginase, giving the protein MKRTNDGEPRRIVVISTGGTIASRWQGTGYAADASGSDVLATAPLPEGVTVEVVDLFNVNSSRMTSAHQLALLRTVQETFADPGVDGIVVTHGTDTLEETAFLLDLHHTDARPVVLTGAQRPFGTGDGDGPGNLYDALQVAASVRELGVLVVFDGRVHAARGTVKTQTLAADAFSDPSAERLGRVGFSRVDIERLPERPAPLPLPAAALTATPGATGAAPLPRVDIVTHHSDGDSFLLDAAIAAGARGVVLEATGAGNATPEIAAAVADAVARGVLVAVTTRVPAGPLAEIYTGGGAVDLVAAGALLTGTLRAGQARIAVLAALLAEGEGVTGTDPVRRTALLRRLLEGPVRAEPAFATGGSRSASAVATRS
- a CDS encoding Lrp/AsnC family transcriptional regulator, which encodes MDRIDLHILRELQSDGRLSNQELAQRVGLSPSPCLRRVRQLEQDGVIQGYRAIIDPEAVGRGFEVLVSVEVRRDRETVEAFEEALQDVPDVIEAYRLFGSPGCLLRIAVADLAAYERLWIERLTTLAGVTEVNSQIIMKRIKEPKGMPVDVRGL